In Fluviispira sanaruensis, a genomic segment contains:
- a CDS encoding ABC transporter substrate-binding protein, with protein MRSFFIASTTSFVILLNNNPGYAMTIENKIIYDVYNPTDKPWNENATATARYAITTNVLGQLLEIDKNFNITSKYLDKFDWDYNTKEYILRLKKGLRFQNNREITSKDLEFSLLRTFFAKKSNEGSMYFRNIKGLENIKHGEVYKSGKVHGIKIINNLTITVKPNTPNPTFLYTISRSNYSLVPIEEFNEDLTTWKKWPIGAGSYKIKEINLSEGLFELELVNSEEKSPKNVIISTKKNLTPDITFDKLRIDNNKSYKTSRIAGYIGKRVIMFNYNSKLGSNLEFRKAVDAALNRKDISNETTTPTEPMYETISPSNFGRINILPEQDISLAKNIFKKLIPKNDVIKIPFTSDPYFGDNYKSVMKKQLAEAGFNVEFIKSEKYWDVFSDEFTNSPFRLASLVEDFYEPLLSFSFFKTGSPLKGHFPENSSFDTLYNEAQESPSSDILNEKLKKLSLFMHNEKIFLPLFLQPGNITYNSSKISDLGSQFGGVFINLSNIKLNNNYIN; from the coding sequence ATGAGAAGTTTTTTTATTGCTAGTACTACTAGCTTTGTAATTTTATTAAATAACAACCCAGGATATGCTATGACAATTGAAAATAAGATAATTTATGATGTATATAATCCAACTGATAAACCGTGGAATGAAAATGCTACTGCCACAGCCAGGTATGCTATCACGACAAATGTTTTAGGACAACTTTTAGAAATAGATAAAAATTTTAATATTACTTCAAAATATTTGGATAAATTTGATTGGGATTATAATACAAAAGAATATATTCTAAGACTTAAAAAGGGATTACGCTTTCAAAATAATAGAGAAATCACATCAAAGGATTTAGAGTTTAGTCTTTTGCGAACTTTTTTTGCCAAAAAATCAAATGAAGGATCTATGTATTTTAGAAATATTAAGGGTCTTGAAAATATTAAACATGGTGAAGTCTATAAAAGTGGAAAAGTACATGGAATAAAAATTATAAATAATTTGACAATAACCGTAAAACCTAACACACCAAATCCAACTTTTTTATATACTATTTCTAGGTCAAACTATTCACTTGTCCCAATTGAGGAATTTAATGAAGACTTAACGACTTGGAAAAAATGGCCAATAGGAGCTGGAAGCTATAAAATAAAGGAAATAAATTTATCCGAAGGATTATTTGAGTTAGAATTAGTAAATTCTGAGGAGAAATCACCAAAAAATGTTATAATTTCAACAAAGAAAAATTTAACTCCGGATATTACATTTGATAAACTCAGAATCGATAATAATAAATCATATAAAACGAGTAGAATAGCAGGTTACATTGGAAAACGCGTTATAATGTTTAATTATAATTCTAAATTAGGTTCGAATTTAGAATTTAGAAAAGCCGTAGATGCTGCACTTAATAGAAAAGACATTTCAAATGAAACAACGACTCCTACTGAACCTATGTATGAAACAATAAGTCCAAGTAATTTTGGAAGGATAAATATTTTACCTGAACAAGATATAAGTTTAGCAAAAAATATATTTAAAAAGTTGATACCAAAAAATGACGTAATTAAAATACCATTTACCTCAGATCCTTATTTTGGTGATAATTACAAATCTGTAATGAAAAAACAACTTGCCGAAGCAGGTTTCAATGTTGAATTTATTAAATCTGAAAAATACTGGGATGTGTTTAGTGATGAATTTACAAATTCTCCTTTTCGATTAGCATCATTAGTTGAAGATTTTTATGAGCCTCTTTTATCATTTTCTTTCTTTAAAACTGGAAGTCCTCTGAAAGGACACTTTCCTGAAAATTCAAGCTTTGATACTTTATACAATGAAGCACAAGAATCACCTAGTAGTGATATTTTAAATGAAAAATTAAAGAAATTATCCCTATTTATGCATAATGAAAAAATATTTCTTCCTCTTTTTTTACAGCCAGGAAATATCACTTATAATAGTTCGAAAATAAGTGATTTAGGTTCTCAGTTTGGAGGAGTTTTTATAAATTTATCAAATATAAAATTAAATAATAACTATATAAATTAA
- a CDS encoding HEXXH motif-containing putative peptide modification protein: MLFTIENIKDACCILAKVKNQIIKKASIKYNYQFLDYSPYLGCIDESFESKELFIDVNNEIILQKQKIITDLSILKKLDQLLSSSEQGSFAKLIQENIEAKETINYPFYSIIEFENIIKNSFFIIENISPLFHKFLNTLIINITPLVINNKFTYFSSSSNKTIGNIFVYPLYKKSPSIEIDTILMLAHEAGHQLLYLYQSFDNIIASKCTSLIYSSVRKTERPPLLAFHARIASYFMIHSLNLILEKSIFNKKIKDYAEDKKSTLQKNLKLSLHDFSNKCQLTDLGQKLINIFIVLT, translated from the coding sequence ATGCTTTTTACAATTGAAAATATTAAAGATGCATGCTGCATTCTTGCGAAAGTAAAAAATCAAATCATTAAAAAAGCGAGTATCAAATATAATTATCAATTTCTAGATTATTCACCTTATCTAGGATGTATTGATGAAAGCTTTGAAAGTAAAGAATTATTTATAGATGTAAACAATGAAATTATTCTTCAAAAACAGAAAATAATTACAGACTTAAGTATTTTAAAAAAGTTAGACCAACTTCTGTCTAGCTCTGAGCAAGGGAGCTTTGCAAAACTTATACAAGAAAATATAGAAGCAAAAGAGACTATAAATTATCCATTTTATTCCATAATAGAGTTTGAAAATATTATTAAAAATTCTTTTTTTATAATTGAAAACATTTCCCCTCTATTCCACAAGTTTTTAAATACTCTAATTATTAATATCACACCTTTAGTTATTAATAATAAATTTACATATTTCTCTTCCAGTTCAAATAAGACCATAGGTAATATATTTGTCTATCCTTTATATAAAAAGAGCCCATCAATTGAAATTGATACTATTCTCATGCTTGCTCACGAAGCTGGACATCAATTGCTATATCTTTATCAATCTTTTGATAATATTATTGCAAGCAAGTGCACATCCTTGATCTACTCATCAGTCAGAAAAACAGAAAGACCTCCTTTACTAGCTTTTCATGCCCGTATTGCCAGTTATTTTATGATCCATTCCCTTAACTTAATTTTAGAAAAGTCAATCTTTAATAAAAAAATTAAAGATTATGCTGAAGATAAAAAAAGTACATTACAAAAAAATTTAAAATTAAGCCTACATGATTTTTCAAATAAATGCCAACTTACAGATCTTGGACAAAAGCTAATAAATATTTTTATAGTCTTAACATAG
- the ilvD gene encoding dihydroxy-acid dehydratase encodes MKLNKFSARITEPAAHGAAQAMLYGTGLSDEDFKKAQVGIVSMWYEGNTCNMHLLDLSEHVKKGVEDAGLVGMRFNTIGVSDGISMGTDGMSFSLQSRDLIADSIETIVSAQWYDGCIAIPGCDKNMPGCLIALGRLNRPGFIVYGGTIQPGKLNGKDIDIVSAFQCYGEFLAGKINDDERKKVLKKACPGAGACGGMYTANTMASAIEALGMSLPYSSSTPAIDNLKVQECFQSGAAMRKLLEKDIKPSDIMTRKAFENAMVLITVLGGSTNAVLHLIAVADSVGIKLTLDDFQNVSNRIPLLADFKPSGKYTMADLQKQGGTPAVMKMLLENNLLHGDCLTATGQTLAENLAQVPGLQPEQKIIHPLSDPIKKTGHLQILKGNLAPEGSVAKVTGKEGLFFRGKARVFNSEEKMLAALEDNQIKKGDVVVIRYEGPKGGPGMPEMLSPTSAIMGAGLGNDVALITDGRFSGGSHGFIIGHISPEAQVGGPIALVENDDMISINIENNSIHLEISDKELNSRKEKWVMPPYKVTKGTLFKYIKNVSSASLGCITDGE; translated from the coding sequence ATGAAATTAAATAAATTCAGTGCACGTATTACAGAACCCGCAGCACATGGTGCTGCACAAGCTATGCTATATGGCACAGGTTTAAGCGATGAAGATTTTAAGAAAGCACAAGTGGGAATAGTTAGCATGTGGTACGAAGGAAACACATGCAACATGCACCTGCTCGATTTATCGGAACATGTAAAAAAAGGTGTTGAGGATGCTGGGCTCGTGGGTATGCGTTTCAACACAATCGGTGTGAGTGATGGCATTTCTATGGGCACAGATGGGATGAGTTTTTCTCTCCAATCTCGAGATCTCATCGCCGATTCCATAGAAACAATCGTCTCGGCCCAGTGGTATGATGGCTGCATTGCCATTCCAGGCTGTGACAAAAACATGCCCGGTTGCTTGATTGCTTTAGGTCGTTTAAACCGTCCTGGCTTTATTGTTTATGGTGGTACGATTCAACCAGGTAAACTGAATGGTAAAGATATTGATATCGTGTCAGCATTCCAATGCTACGGCGAATTTTTAGCAGGAAAAATAAATGATGACGAGCGTAAAAAGGTCTTAAAAAAAGCTTGTCCTGGCGCAGGCGCTTGCGGAGGCATGTACACAGCAAACACGATGGCAAGTGCAATCGAAGCATTAGGGATGAGTTTACCCTATAGTTCTTCAACGCCTGCAATCGATAACTTAAAAGTACAAGAGTGTTTTCAAAGTGGCGCGGCCATGCGCAAACTTTTAGAGAAAGATATTAAGCCGTCCGATATTATGACGCGTAAAGCTTTTGAAAATGCCATGGTGCTCATTACAGTTTTAGGGGGCTCGACCAATGCTGTTTTGCATTTGATCGCCGTCGCCGATTCCGTAGGAATTAAGTTAACACTGGATGACTTCCAAAATGTAAGTAACAGAATTCCCTTGCTTGCTGATTTCAAACCCAGCGGCAAATACACCATGGCCGATCTGCAAAAGCAGGGAGGAACGCCTGCCGTGATGAAAATGCTGCTTGAGAATAATTTATTACATGGGGATTGCCTTACAGCCACAGGACAAACTCTCGCAGAAAATTTAGCACAAGTTCCAGGCCTGCAGCCTGAGCAGAAAATCATTCACCCCCTAAGTGACCCGATTAAAAAGACAGGGCATTTGCAAATATTAAAAGGCAACTTAGCGCCCGAAGGCTCGGTTGCTAAGGTAACAGGGAAAGAAGGTTTGTTTTTCCGCGGCAAAGCAAGAGTATTTAACTCTGAAGAAAAAATGCTTGCAGCACTTGAAGATAATCAAATTAAAAAAGGGGATGTTGTTGTCATTCGTTATGAAGGGCCAAAAGGTGGACCCGGTATGCCTGAAATGCTCAGCCCCACTTCTGCAATTATGGGCGCTGGCCTAGGCAATGACGTTGCACTTATCACCGATGGTCGTTTTTCAGGTGGTTCCCATGGATTCATCATTGGCCATATCTCCCCAGAAGCACAAGTGGGTGGGCCCATTGCTTTAGTCGAAAATGATGATATGATTTCCATAAATATTGAAAATAATTCAATCCATTTAGAAATATCTGACAAAGAATTAAATAGTAGAAAAGAAAAATGGGTCATGCCACCTTATAAGGTAACAAAAGGCACTTTGTTTAAATATATAAAAAATGTTTCTTCCGCAAGCCTTGGCTGTATTACAGATGGTGAGTGA
- the ilvC gene encoding ketol-acid reductoisomerase, whose amino-acid sequence MSKLKFAFTEETVVTREEFTLEKSKNALKNEVIAVIGYGVQGPAQALNLKDNGFNVIIGQRKNSSSWDKAVADGWVPQKDLFSIEEACQKASFISYLLSDAAQMQLWNTVREYLSPGKTLCFSHGFSVTYSDKTGVIPPAGIDVILVAPKGSGRSVRTLFKEGKGINSSYAVHQDSSQRAEEKALAYGIGVGSGYLFQTNFKHEVYSDLCGERGVLMGALAGIIAAQYEVLRENGHSPSEAFNETVEELTQSLVPLISENGMDWMFKNCSTTAQRGALDWMPRFKKATLPVFKALYKSVATGEEARIVISANSKTDYKASLDKELEKLHNEEIWQVGQTVRKLRPK is encoded by the coding sequence ATGTCAAAATTAAAATTTGCATTTACCGAAGAAACAGTCGTTACACGTGAAGAATTTACTCTTGAAAAATCAAAAAATGCATTAAAAAATGAAGTCATCGCTGTTATTGGATACGGTGTGCAAGGGCCTGCGCAAGCACTGAATTTAAAAGACAATGGATTTAATGTGATCATTGGGCAAAGAAAAAACTCTTCCTCTTGGGACAAAGCAGTTGCGGATGGCTGGGTACCGCAAAAAGATTTATTTTCCATAGAAGAAGCATGCCAAAAAGCATCCTTTATCAGTTACCTCTTATCCGATGCAGCACAAATGCAGTTGTGGAACACAGTGCGCGAATATCTTTCACCTGGGAAAACACTTTGTTTTTCTCATGGCTTTTCAGTGACTTATTCAGACAAAACAGGAGTTATTCCACCCGCAGGTATTGATGTTATCCTCGTTGCGCCAAAAGGATCGGGACGCAGCGTAAGAACACTTTTTAAAGAAGGAAAAGGTATCAATTCCAGCTATGCCGTGCACCAAGATTCTTCACAAAGAGCCGAAGAAAAAGCTTTGGCTTATGGGATTGGCGTCGGCTCAGGCTATTTATTTCAAACGAATTTTAAACACGAAGTGTACAGTGACCTCTGCGGAGAACGTGGTGTGTTGATGGGAGCTCTTGCAGGTATTATCGCAGCACAATACGAAGTTCTGCGCGAAAATGGACATTCACCCAGTGAAGCCTTTAACGAAACAGTTGAAGAATTAACTCAAAGCCTAGTTCCATTGATATCAGAAAATGGCATGGATTGGATGTTTAAAAATTGTTCCACTACAGCACAAAGAGGAGCGCTTGATTGGATGCCTCGCTTTAAAAAGGCCACTCTTCCAGTATTCAAAGCTCTCTATAAAAGCGTTGCCACAGGTGAAGAAGCACGCATTGTTATCTCGGCAAATAGCAAAACCGACTACAAGGCGTCTTTAGATAAAGAACTTGAAAAACTCCACAATGAAGAAATCTGGCAAGTGGGTCAAACTGTGAGAAAGCTTCGTCCAAAGTAA
- the ilvB gene encoding biosynthetic-type acetolactate synthase large subunit, with translation MEKITGAAMLLKSLLCQKTELIFGYPGGAIMPIYDALYDFDKKLRHVLTRHEQGAIHAAQGYSRISGKTGVCFATSGPGATNLLTGICDAMLDSTPVVCITGQVPSSLLGTDAFQEANIISMTTSITKWNYQITSAKEIPYVIAKAFYIAQLGRPGPVLIDITKDAQIEMFEYKDESFNFTALNKKFESHFIDNISLAITLINNAKKPYILAGHGVTLAKAENELLAFANKVKIPVACTLLGLSAFPCDHPLYVGMLGMHGNYAANFLTNDADVIIAIGMRFDDRVTGNLNSFAKQAKIIHIDIDPSEINKNVKCTVALIGDAKEIVEILQEGVHENNHDNWIDKFKKYYEREYNEVIHKELNHKNEKEIKMAEVVHLLSQKTNGNAVIVTDVGQHQMVAARYYNFKCNNSHISSGGLGTMGFALPAAIGAKLGAGEREVIAIIGDGGFQMNIQELGVIMQEKIPLKIIVLNNSFLGMVRQWQELFFENRISSTEMHNPNFIKIMEGYGIRANKAENHTELNDYLDELVSAKESYFLEVKVLKSENVFPMIPSGAGVSEVRFS, from the coding sequence ATGGAAAAAATCACTGGTGCAGCCATGCTGCTCAAGTCGTTACTTTGTCAAAAAACGGAATTGATTTTTGGTTATCCTGGTGGAGCAATCATGCCAATTTACGATGCTCTATATGATTTCGATAAAAAACTTCGACATGTTCTTACGCGACATGAACAAGGCGCAATACATGCAGCTCAAGGTTATTCACGAATTTCTGGAAAAACAGGAGTTTGTTTTGCAACTTCGGGTCCAGGTGCAACGAATTTATTAACTGGAATTTGTGATGCTATGCTCGATTCGACTCCCGTTGTTTGTATTACGGGACAAGTTCCAAGTTCTTTATTAGGGACAGATGCTTTTCAAGAAGCAAATATTATATCAATGACAACTTCAATTACAAAATGGAATTATCAAATAACAAGCGCAAAAGAAATTCCATATGTCATTGCAAAAGCATTTTACATCGCTCAATTGGGCAGGCCTGGTCCCGTATTAATTGACATTACAAAAGATGCTCAAATTGAAATGTTTGAATACAAAGATGAGTCATTTAATTTCACTGCATTAAATAAAAAATTTGAAAGTCATTTTATTGATAATATTTCGCTCGCTATCACATTGATCAATAATGCCAAAAAACCTTATATATTGGCTGGTCATGGTGTTACGTTAGCAAAGGCGGAGAATGAACTTTTAGCTTTTGCAAATAAAGTAAAAATTCCTGTTGCCTGTACTCTTTTAGGTTTATCTGCATTTCCTTGTGATCATCCATTATATGTAGGAATGCTTGGTATGCATGGTAATTATGCTGCTAATTTTTTAACAAATGATGCAGATGTGATTATTGCCATTGGTATGCGTTTTGATGATCGGGTTACTGGAAATCTTAATAGCTTCGCAAAACAGGCAAAAATAATTCACATAGATATCGATCCTTCTGAGATAAATAAAAATGTAAAATGCACCGTTGCGCTTATAGGTGATGCAAAAGAAATTGTTGAAATACTTCAAGAAGGTGTTCATGAAAACAATCATGATAACTGGATCGATAAATTTAAAAAATATTATGAAAGAGAATATAATGAAGTAATACACAAAGAATTAAATCATAAAAATGAAAAAGAAATTAAGATGGCAGAAGTTGTTCATCTTTTATCGCAAAAAACAAATGGCAATGCAGTTATTGTAACAGATGTTGGTCAACATCAGATGGTAGCTGCACGTTATTATAATTTTAAATGCAATAATTCACATATTTCTTCGGGTGGTCTGGGAACAATGGGATTTGCTTTGCCTGCAGCAATTGGCGCAAAACTTGGAGCAGGAGAGAGGGAGGTCATTGCAATTATTGGTGATGGGGGTTTTCAAATGAACATTCAAGAATTGGGTGTGATTATGCAAGAGAAAATTCCATTGAAAATAATTGTGTTAAATAATAGTTTTCTAGGAATGGTAAGGCAATGGCAAGAACTTTTTTTTGAGAATCGGATCTCAAGCACTGAAATGCACAACCCAAATTTTATAAAAATCATGGAAGGATATGGCATTCGTGCAAATAAAGCTGAAAATCATACTGAGTTAAATGATTATTTAGATGAGCTTGTTTCTGCAAAAGAATCTTATTTTTTAGAGGTAAAAGTTTTAAAAAGTGAAAATGTTTTTCCTATGATTCCATCGGGTGCTGGTGTCAGCGAGGTTCGTTTTTCTTAA
- a CDS encoding 3-hydroxyacyl-CoA dehydrogenase NAD-binding domain-containing protein, with product MSANLVSKSKVFQFKYENNICIIDMNDESKGVNSFTLEMLADIDENMPKILANDKLEGIIIKSSKHNCFAAGADISIFKTFTDKAAGERGSKELHRITNYFANAKVPTVAAIHGTCLGGGLELALACHYRICTAHASTQLGLPEVQLGILPGGGGTQRLPRLVGIAQALDLILTGKKVDGKKALKMGLIDELVPENQLFEKALALCKKKKGSIRRLPSSLGIVSSMQGSFDMQKIALEGNPFGRAVISKQSRAMVMKSTKGRYPAPLKALEAVMRGVELPLEKGLDVEAKLFSELVISEESRSLVHIFNIMTAAKKNPYPKAVQEKAKNLYMDPLNQGDATVGVLGAGLMGSGISTVLAEKNIRTAMIDKDANGLQRGLKSVSSYFEERFKRRRIKWFERDSQIYRVSPSMSFSTLKTSPIVIEAVFEDVKIKHDVLKKCENAIQNENFIFATNTSSLPIHQIAAAAKKPQNVVGMHFFSPVPKMPLVEIITTDKTSQEAASAIFDLASKMGKQIIVVNDGPGFYTTRILAFQIAEALNILAEGGKIEDIDNAMEKFGMPVGPITLLDEVGIDVGEHIIQVLFDAFSERLKVPNEIENIAKEDRKGRKNNKGFYCYVDNKKDKPDSTIYKHFNIDRSNFDHKEIADRCVYVFLNEAARCLDEKIIKSEDEGDLGAIFGLGFPPFLGGPFHYAKVLGKKNVKEKLNELALKHGKRFEPAAYWDF from the coding sequence ATGTCTGCTAATCTCGTTTCCAAATCTAAGGTATTTCAATTTAAATATGAAAATAATATCTGCATAATTGATATGAATGATGAAAGCAAAGGTGTGAATAGCTTCACCCTCGAAATGCTTGCAGATATTGACGAAAACATGCCAAAAATATTAGCAAATGATAAACTTGAAGGTATTATAATAAAATCTTCTAAACACAATTGCTTTGCTGCTGGTGCTGATATTTCCATTTTTAAAACATTTACAGACAAAGCGGCGGGCGAAAGAGGGAGCAAAGAACTCCATCGCATTACAAACTATTTTGCCAACGCTAAAGTGCCAACTGTCGCCGCAATTCATGGCACTTGTCTTGGCGGTGGACTCGAGCTTGCACTCGCATGTCATTATCGCATTTGCACTGCACATGCTTCTACTCAATTGGGCTTACCTGAAGTGCAACTTGGTATTTTGCCGGGGGGTGGCGGGACACAAAGACTTCCTCGCCTTGTTGGCATTGCTCAAGCACTTGACCTTATTCTTACTGGAAAAAAAGTGGATGGGAAAAAAGCACTTAAAATGGGTCTTATCGATGAACTCGTACCCGAAAATCAACTCTTTGAAAAAGCACTCGCACTTTGCAAAAAGAAAAAAGGATCTATTAGAAGACTTCCCTCTTCTTTAGGCATCGTTTCTTCTATGCAAGGCAGTTTTGATATGCAAAAAATTGCGCTGGAAGGCAATCCCTTTGGCAGAGCTGTTATTTCTAAACAAAGTCGAGCAATGGTCATGAAAAGCACAAAAGGTCGTTATCCAGCACCTCTTAAAGCGCTTGAAGCTGTTATGCGGGGAGTTGAATTACCGCTTGAAAAAGGTCTTGATGTAGAAGCAAAACTCTTCAGTGAACTCGTGATCAGTGAAGAAAGTCGCTCCCTTGTTCATATTTTTAATATTATGACAGCCGCAAAGAAAAATCCTTACCCAAAAGCAGTCCAAGAAAAAGCAAAAAATCTTTACATGGATCCTCTCAATCAAGGTGATGCCACAGTTGGTGTTTTGGGTGCAGGTTTGATGGGGAGTGGAATTTCAACGGTCTTAGCTGAGAAAAATATCCGCACAGCTATGATCGACAAAGATGCCAACGGGCTGCAGAGGGGTTTAAAATCTGTCAGCAGCTATTTTGAAGAGCGCTTTAAAAGAAGAAGAATAAAATGGTTTGAAAGAGATTCACAAATTTATCGTGTGAGCCCCTCCATGAGTTTTTCAACCTTAAAAACATCGCCCATTGTGATTGAAGCGGTCTTTGAAGATGTAAAAATTAAGCATGATGTTTTAAAAAAATGTGAAAATGCAATCCAAAATGAGAATTTTATATTCGCAACCAATACAAGTAGTCTCCCCATTCACCAAATTGCAGCAGCCGCTAAAAAACCGCAAAATGTTGTTGGTATGCATTTCTTTTCTCCTGTACCAAAAATGCCTTTGGTCGAAATAATTACCACAGATAAAACATCACAAGAAGCTGCTTCAGCTATATTTGATCTTGCATCGAAAATGGGAAAACAAATTATTGTAGTTAATGATGGACCGGGATTTTACACTACACGCATTTTAGCTTTTCAAATTGCAGAGGCTCTCAATATTTTAGCTGAAGGTGGAAAAATCGAAGATATAGATAATGCCATGGAAAAATTTGGTATGCCAGTCGGTCCAATTACTTTACTTGATGAAGTGGGAATAGATGTTGGAGAACATATTATTCAAGTATTATTCGATGCCTTTTCCGAAAGACTTAAAGTACCAAATGAAATTGAAAATATCGCTAAGGAAGATAGAAAGGGGCGAAAAAACAATAAAGGATTTTATTGTTACGTAGACAATAAAAAAGACAAACCCGACTCTACAATCTATAAACATTTCAATATAGATAGAAGTAATTTTGATCACAAAGAAATTGCTGACCGATGCGTCTATGTATTTTTAAATGAAGCTGCTCGATGCTTAGATGAAAAAATAATTAAGTCTGAAGATGAAGGCGATTTAGGTGCAATATTTGGCCTTGGTTTTCCTCCCTTTTTAGGGGGACCATTTCACTATGCAAAAGTCCTTGGCAAGAAAAATGTAAAAGAAAAATTAAATGAATTAGCACTAAAACATGGAAAGCGTTTTGAGCCTGCAGCATATTGGGATTTTTAA
- a CDS encoding thiolase family protein, with the protein MDNNESQDRYGDSKRNSNAKSERVAVVGAVRSPFVKSFGVFENETALSLSLRVATELIARTGVQASDVDECIWGVVIPQTKNANLAREIVLFSGLPTSIAGFTLNKACDSSLQTAEIAADRIRLGKNQLVLAGGVEVLSDVPIPFSDEARRFLTKMSRARSFKERLSLIGSVNPKWFLPKPPALAEPFTGLTMGEHAEIMCVKNNVSRERQDELAYKSHINAAKATEAGYLKDEIIPIWCGKDKTIFVDKDNMIRPETTIEAMSKLKPVFDRKTGTITAGNASPLTDGAAGLLLASENYVKEKNLPVLGYIVDFITVGVDPNDQLLIGPAYTIPKILKNNNLRKEDIDVYEIHEAFAGQVLSCLDAMKNEKFCREKLDMPVFGDIPVDKLNIQGGAIAIGHPFGATGARLIGNALRIAKRKNGKYALVSVCAAGGIGMSVLLETK; encoded by the coding sequence ATGGATAACAACGAAAGCCAAGATAGATATGGTGATAGTAAAAGGAATTCCAATGCTAAAAGTGAGCGCGTAGCAGTCGTTGGCGCCGTCCGCTCTCCTTTTGTGAAATCTTTTGGCGTATTTGAAAATGAAACCGCTTTATCACTCAGCTTAAGGGTTGCGACAGAACTGATAGCAAGGACTGGAGTTCAGGCTTCGGATGTAGATGAATGTATATGGGGAGTGGTTATTCCGCAGACAAAAAATGCCAACCTTGCACGCGAAATCGTTTTATTTTCAGGACTGCCAACTTCAATTGCTGGATTTACCTTGAATAAAGCCTGTGATTCTTCCTTACAGACCGCAGAAATAGCTGCGGATAGAATTCGCCTTGGCAAAAATCAACTGGTTCTTGCTGGTGGTGTTGAAGTTCTTTCCGATGTACCCATTCCTTTTTCCGATGAAGCCCGTCGTTTTTTAACCAAAATGTCGAGGGCTAGATCTTTTAAGGAACGACTTTCCTTGATTGGCAGCGTAAACCCTAAATGGTTTTTGCCTAAACCACCAGCCCTAGCCGAACCGTTTACAGGACTCACTATGGGCGAACATGCAGAAATAATGTGTGTTAAAAATAACGTTTCCCGTGAGCGTCAAGATGAACTTGCTTATAAAAGTCACATAAATGCCGCAAAAGCAACTGAAGCTGGTTATCTTAAAGACGAAATCATTCCGATCTGGTGCGGAAAAGATAAAACAATTTTTGTCGATAAAGACAATATGATCCGCCCTGAAACCACAATTGAAGCCATGAGTAAACTCAAACCTGTTTTTGATCGTAAAACGGGTACGATTACTGCAGGAAATGCAAGTCCTCTGACGGATGGAGCAGCTGGACTTCTCCTCGCCAGTGAGAATTACGTAAAAGAAAAAAACCTTCCAGTGCTTGGTTATATTGTTGATTTTATCACTGTAGGCGTTGATCCAAATGACCAATTATTGATTGGTCCTGCCTACACCATTCCTAAAATTCTTAAAAATAATAACCTACGCAAAGAAGATATTGACGTTTACGAGATTCATGAAGCATTTGCGGGACAAGTTCTGAGCTGCCTCGATGCCATGAAAAATGAAAAATTCTGCCGCGAAAAATTAGATATGCCTGTTTTTGGAGATATTCCTGTAGACAAATTAAATATTCAAGGTGGCGCTATTGCTATTGGTCATCCATTTGGAGCCACGGGTGCACGCTTGATTGGCAATGCTCTAAGAATTGCTAAAAGAAAAAATGGAAAATATGCGTTGGTCTCAGTTTGCGCTGCAGGTGGAATAGGAATGTCTGTGTTACTTGAAACAAAGTAA
- a CDS encoding YgiW/YdeI family stress tolerance OB fold protein, with product MSIFKYSLVFGAFFITLGAQAEFVSSKKSDSEMTIKAALELKDKEPVVVVGKITKEIRSEKFLVVDSTGEICVDIDKKIMPTEKFDETINIKISGEIDKDFKLNGDQCDKFKIDAKSVEIVKSK from the coding sequence ATGTCTATATTTAAGTATTCTCTTGTTTTTGGAGCATTTTTCATAACTTTAGGAGCTCAGGCAGAGTTTGTCAGTTCAAAAAAGTCTGATAGTGAAATGACAATTAAAGCAGCACTTGAATTAAAAGATAAAGAACCTGTTGTGGTTGTTGGCAAGATTACCAAAGAAATTAGAAGTGAAAAATTTTTAGTTGTCGATTCAACCGGTGAAATTTGTGTTGATATCGATAAAAAAATAATGCCAACTGAAAAGTTTGATGAAACAATCAATATTAAAATTTCAGGAGAAATTGATAAAGATTTTAAATTAAATGGGGATCAGTGTGATAAATTTAAAATCGATGCAAAATCGGTAGAAATTGTAAAAAGTAAATAA